Proteins encoded in a region of the Nitrospirota bacterium genome:
- a CDS encoding phosphopentomutase, producing MKRVVLLVLDGLGIGEMPDAFLYKDEGSNTLRNLSYEVGGIHLPCLEALGLGNLGDFKGIAKNKNPRASYGIMSELSKGKDSITGHWEMMGVVTSEPFPIYPEGFPHEVIAEFENRTKRKTLGNKPASGTEIIKELGEEHMKTGALIVYTSADSVFQIAAHEAVVSVEELYRVCEVAREILKPPHNVCRVIARPFIGPPFQRTPRRRDFSLPPPEDTVLDLLLKAGIEVISVGKVIDMFAERGFACSIKVKGNSDAMNRINELFPSMKEGILFSTFTDFDTLYGHRNDPHGFASALREFDTWLSDFLPELKEQDYLFITADHGNDPTTPSTDHSREYVPVLFYSKDYPSSDLGLREGFSDIGATIGEIFNLRGFNKGKSLLQGKTLS from the coding sequence ATGAAGAGAGTGGTTTTGCTTGTGCTTGACGGACTTGGTATCGGAGAGATGCCTGATGCCTTTCTTTATAAAGACGAAGGCAGTAATACTCTCAGGAATCTTTCTTATGAAGTAGGAGGAATCCATCTGCCCTGCCTTGAGGCATTAGGGCTTGGAAACCTTGGGGACTTTAAAGGCATTGCTAAAAATAAAAATCCCCGTGCATCATACGGCATCATGTCAGAGCTCTCGAAAGGCAAAGACTCCATAACAGGTCACTGGGAGATGATGGGAGTGGTCACTTCCGAGCCGTTTCCAATCTATCCAGAGGGGTTTCCTCATGAGGTGATAGCTGAATTCGAAAACAGGACTAAAAGAAAGACTCTCGGAAACAAGCCTGCATCAGGCACAGAGATAATAAAGGAGCTTGGAGAGGAGCATATGAAAACAGGCGCCCTTATAGTCTATACATCTGCTGACAGTGTCTTTCAGATAGCCGCACACGAGGCTGTCGTTTCAGTAGAAGAGCTTTATAGGGTTTGCGAGGTTGCGAGGGAGATTCTCAAGCCTCCCCATAATGTCTGCAGGGTCATTGCAAGACCATTTATAGGCCCGCCTTTTCAGAGGACCCCAAGGAGAAGGGATTTCTCGCTTCCACCTCCAGAGGACACAGTGCTTGACCTTCTTCTAAAAGCAGGCATCGAGGTTATATCAGTTGGAAAGGTCATTGATATGTTTGCCGAGAGAGGGTTCGCCTGCTCTATAAAAGTAAAGGGTAACAGTGATGCCATGAATAGGATAAATGAGCTTTTCCCATCGATGAAGGAAGGAATTCTATTTTCGACATTCACGGACTTCGATACACTTTACGGGCACAGGAACGACCCTCATGGATTTGCATCTGCACTCAGGGAGTTTGATACATGGCTTTCGGATTTCCTACCTGAACTTAAAGAGCAAGATTATCTTTTCATCACAGCAGACCATGGAAACGACCCGACAACCCCAAGCACAGACCATTCGAGGGAGTATGTGCCAGTGCTTTTTTACTCAAAAGACTATCCTTCGTCGGATTTAGGACTAAGAGAAGGATTCTCAGATATAGGGGCAACTATTGGAGAGATTTTTAATCTAAGGGGGTTTAATAAGGGCAAGAGCCTTCTTCAAGGTAAAACCTTGTCTTAG
- a CDS encoding bifunctional precorrin-2 dehydrogenase/sirohydrochlorin ferrochelatase gives MVIGGGRVAERKALSLLSAGGDVKVISPSLTSRLKKERSKGNIKHISRHYRKTDLKSAFLVIAATGSHKSNSKIAEDAKDALLNVVDTPSLCSFIVPSTIIRGPLQIAISTSGLSPAMSKTIRKELEVLYPKSLGRYLNFLRGVREKASREIKDKKKRQRFLKSLASPEAINALRQGFTLKKALALIKPP, from the coding sequence ATGGTTATTGGTGGCGGAAGGGTTGCCGAAAGAAAGGCACTCAGCCTTTTAAGTGCAGGCGGAGATGTAAAGGTTATAAGTCCTTCTCTGACATCGAGGCTTAAAAAAGAGAGATCCAAAGGGAATATAAAACACATAAGCAGGCATTATAGAAAGACAGACCTCAAATCAGCCTTTCTCGTTATTGCGGCAACAGGCTCTCATAAAAGTAACAGTAAAATCGCAGAGGATGCCAAAGATGCCCTTCTCAATGTTGTTGACACACCATCTCTTTGTAGTTTCATAGTGCCCTCGACTATAATAAGAGGGCCCCTTCAAATTGCAATCTCCACATCAGGGCTCAGTCCTGCAATGTCAAAGACAATAAGAAAAGAGCTGGAAGTACTTTATCCTAAAAGTCTGGGGAGGTATCTTAATTTCCTTCGGGGAGTCAGAGAAAAGGCATCGAGAGAGATTAAAGATAAAAAGAAAAGGCAGAGGTTTCTTAAATCCCTCGCATCTCCTGAGGCGATAAATGCCCTAAGACAAGGTTTTACCTTGAAGAAGGCTCTTGCCCTTATTAAACCCCCTTAG
- the bamD gene encoding outer membrane protein assembly factor BamD, translating into MRKIRGAYFFIVFLVIVFSCAKKPELKLSADSEFEDSFEKANKYIEEKQYEDARDLLNKIKTYDTTDKYAPLAQLRLADSYLKEEEPEIAMEEYSRFLDMYSRHIYAAYAQYQIAMIYFKEMTDAERGYESAKKALEELETLNSLYPRNPYKEEVASMIEKSKETIADHEFLVGKFYFKKKAYKGALARLVGVLEMFPDYKNEEEVLFLIHTSYKALGDNDKAGQYLDLLMTKYPESKLGAINQ; encoded by the coding sequence ATGCGGAAAATCAGGGGAGCGTATTTTTTCATCGTATTTCTTGTTATTGTTTTTTCCTGTGCAAAAAAGCCTGAGCTAAAGCTTTCCGCAGACTCGGAGTTCGAAGATTCATTTGAAAAGGCAAACAAATACATAGAGGAAAAACAATACGAGGATGCAAGGGATTTGCTTAATAAGATAAAGACATACGATACCACGGATAAGTATGCGCCACTTGCACAATTAAGACTCGCTGATTCATACCTTAAAGAGGAAGAGCCTGAGATTGCAATGGAGGAATATAGCCGATTCCTCGATATGTACTCAAGGCACATATATGCGGCATACGCCCAGTATCAGATAGCAATGATTTACTTCAAGGAGATGACAGATGCCGAAAGAGGCTACGAGTCGGCAAAAAAAGCCCTTGAGGAGCTTGAAACCCTTAACAGCCTTTATCCGAGAAACCCATATAAAGAAGAGGTTGCCTCGATGATTGAAAAGTCTAAAGAGACTATAGCGGACCATGAGTTCCTCGTAGGTAAGTTTTACTTCAAAAAAAAGGCATACAAGGGTGCACTGGCAAGGCTCGTGGGAGTCCTCGAGATGTTCCCTGATTACAAAAACGAGGAAGAAGTCCTTTTTCTCATCCATACCTCTTATAAGGCATTAGGAGATAATGACAAGGCAGGACAATACCTCGACCTCCTTATGACCAAATACCCTGAAAGCAAGCTTGGGGCTATAAACCAGTGA